Proteins from a single region of Engystomops pustulosus chromosome 5, aEngPut4.maternal, whole genome shotgun sequence:
- the THNSL1 gene encoding threonine synthase-like 1, protein MASLCNLRSINKMARFLFSKSLTPSKLRKLWLSTLSSLIGEKNLILMGPPGSGKTSVGRVLGQKLGCPVIDVDDDVLEKTWNMSVSDKLQDVGDEQFLEEEGKAFLKFSTSGSVISLTGSNPLHPGSMENAKKNGIVVYLDVQSQDIIERLERMKVDRIVGQRSGISMGDILKKRKYFYKKWHDVRVVCESGDCIEVVADKVIDAVKRYQSVDVETFVSTRSQEPNAKQSKFFSDVVIEGLANDGGLYVPGNGLPKFTAGEWRRLVKSSYTERAQIILERCIHPADVPPVVLGDILERAYGDNFSCSKIAPVRHLSGNQYILELFHGPTASFKDLALQFMPHIFAYCIPKVCNYLVLVATSGDTGSAVLDGFSRLSDLDKRRIAVFCLYPEDGISQVQKSQIIACQGQNGLAVGVESDFDFCQKAIKDLFTNPKFTGFLTAEYGTSLSTGNSINWARLLPQIVYHASAYLDLVDQGVITFGSPVDVCIPTGNFGNIMAALYAKRMGIPIRKFICASNQNHILTDFIKTGRYDLRGRKLLQSFSPAIDILKSSNLERYLHLLSNQDGRLVNTLYSQLEGQGYFQLPESLFRLLQRDLIGGWCSESDCVSAIHHVYGTTGYILDTHTAVAKVVADRVQDRTCPVIISCTAHYSKFAPVILQALRIEEIKQNPLTQLHVLNSFRPLPPAHKSLLAMLKDQDNHKSHKCQANPSHIMDCVENYLQSLFLKVH, encoded by the coding sequence ATGGCGAGTCTGTGTAATCTTCGTTCCATAAATAAAATGGCCAGGTTTTTGTTTTCCAAATCCTTGACACCTTCCAAGCTAAGGAAACTCTGGCTTTCTACCTTAAGTTCTCTTATCGGAGAGAAAAATTTGATTCTGATGGGGCCCCCAGGCTCTGGGAAAACCTCTGTTGGCAGAGTTCTTGGCCAAAAACTTGGTTGCCCTGTTATAGATGTAGATGACGACGTCCTTGAAAAAACCTGGAATATGAGCGTCTCCGATAAATTGCAGGATGTTGGTGATGAGCAATTTTTAGAAGAGGAAGGAAAAGCCTTTTTAAAGTTTTCAACATCTGGAAGTGTAATTTCCCTTACGGGATCCAACCCTCTTCACCCTGGCAGTATGGAGAACGCTAAGAAAAATGGAATAGTCGTTTATCTCGATGTCCAGTCACAGGATATAATCGAGAGGCTCGAACGAATGAAAGTAGATCGCATTGTTGGCCAAAGGTCTGGCATTTCAATGGGCGACATACTTAAGAAGAGGAAGTACTTTTATAAAAAGTGGCATGATGTGCGTGTAGTCTGTGAGTCAGGGGATTGTATAGAAGTTGTGGCTGACAAAGTGATTGATGCTGTGAAGAGATATCAGAGTGTAGATGTCGAAACCTTTGTTTCTACAAGATCTCAAGAGCCTAACGCGAAACAATCAAAATTCTTCAGCGATGTGGTTATCGAAGGCTTGGCCAATGACGGTGGACTTTATGTTCCTGGAAATGGTCTTCCAAAGTTCACGGCTGGTGAATGGAGAAGACTTGTCAAATCCTCATACACCGAACGGGCTCAGATCATATTGGAAAGGTGCATACATCCGGCTGATGTACCACCGGTGGTTCTAGGTGACATTCTTGAAAGAGCCTATGGTGATAATTTTTCTTGTAGTAAAATCGCTCCAGTTAGACACTTGTCAGGAAATCAATACATCCTCGAGTTATTTCATGGACCAACAGCTTCATTCAAGGACTTGGCCTTACAATTTATGCCTCATATTTTTGCCTATTGCATTCCAAAAGTATGTAACTACCTGGTCTTAGTAGCAACATCTGGGGACACCGGCAGTGCGGTCCTAGATGGATTCAGCCGTCTCAGTGACCTTGACAAGCGGAGAATTGCCGTGTTTTGTCTCTATCCAGAGGATGGAATAAGCCAAGTGCAAAAATCACAAATTATTGCCTGCCAGGGACAGAATGGATTAGCAGTAGGAGTCGAAAGCGATTTTGATTTCTGTCAGAAAGCTATTAAAGACTTGTTTACTAATCCCAAATTCACTGGTTTTCTTACAGCTGAATATGGAACAAGCCTAAGTACTGGTAATTCCATCAATTGGGCCAGACTCCTTCCTCAGATTGTATACCATGCATCGGCATATCTAGATCTGGTCGATCAAGGTGTCATAACCTTTGGATCTCCAGTCGATGTGTGTATTCCCACCGGAAATTTTGGCAACATTATGGCAGCGCTTTATGCAAAACGAATGGGAATCCCCATCCGTAAATTTATCTGCGCGTCAAATCAAAATCACATTTTGACAGATTTTATAAAAACGGGACGTTATGACCTCAGAGGAAGGAAATTGCTTCAATCCTTCTCCCCGGCTATTGACATCCTTAAATCTTCCAATTTGGAACGCTatttgcatctactatcaaaccAAGATGGACGCCTTGTCAACACACTGTATAGTCAGCTGGAAGGTCAAGGTTATTTTCAGTTACCAGAAAGTTTATTCCGTCTTTTACAGAGGGATCTTATTGGAGGTTGGTGCTCGGAGTCGGACTGTGTATCAGCTATCCATCACGTTTATGGCACAACGGGATACATCTTGGACACTCACACAGCTGTCGCCAAAGTAGTGGCAGATAGGGTGCAGGACCGTACGTGTCCAGTTATCATATCATGTACGGCTCATTACTCCAAGTTTGCACCTGTTATATTACAAGCTTTAAGGATTGAGGAAATTAAGCAGAATCCATTAACCCAACTCCACGTCCTAAACTCATTCCGCCCTTTGCCTCCGGCTCACAAGTCTCTGCTGGCAATGCTTAAAGACCAAGACAATCACAAAAGCCATAAGTGCCAGGCTAATCCAAGCCACATCATGGACTGTGTAGAGAACTATCTGCAGAGTCTATTTTTAAAGGTTCACTAA